In Vanessa cardui chromosome 6, ilVanCard2.1, whole genome shotgun sequence, the following proteins share a genomic window:
- the LOC124530494 gene encoding ionotropic receptor 40a, giving the protein MNCYILLFITFVNKIQCFFNIEALASKNLRRLPKDFPEALVVIAAGLPTKSLTVVRGNTTDLRSEDIYAILHILCNNNIQVINLDLKTAESKDGYFRYLKKGLDTSEERSSLILCEPEECEDILYEITINNYIHRSILYIFFWPRGEVSKLFLSGIKEAIRVAVITNPRPSVFRLYYNQATPDKLNHLTLVNWWSGRLYKSPALPPADKVYQDFKGRIFNVPVLHAPPWHFVVYKNDSTVNVTGGRDDKLLSLLSKKLNFKYQYYDPPERSQGSRIAGNGTFKGTLGLIWKRKADFFIGDVTMTWERLQAVEFSFLTLADSGAFLTHAPDKLSETLAIIRPFRWEVWLLVGATLLVTGPALWVVIAAPTLWQRRKRNQLGLLNNCCWFTTSLFLRQSSSKEPSRTHKARLVSIFISLGATYVIGDMYSANLTSLLARPAREQPIGTLQALEEAMRDKGYELVVEGHSSSMAILQNGTGVYGRLARLMRRQRIQRVRSVEVGVRLVLTKRRVVILGGRETLFYDTERFGSHNFHLSEKLYTRYSAVALQIGCPYLESFNNVIMTLFEAGILAKMTTDEYKNLPEHSRRSEPVTESDKKESSDAMENTQTPQAQPESTIGLEPVSLRMLRGAFCLLSIGYFLAAVVLVTEIQVHRKKEKIKTVEPFQTAPTKRKSARVRVKQRFERIFRNIYVYLDKALRHDGREYQA; this is encoded by the exons ATGAAttgttatatacttttatttattacattcgttaataaaattcaatgtttctttaatatCGAAGCGTTGGCCTCCAAAAATCTACGGCGACTTCCAAAAGATTTTCCTGAAGCCTTGGTGGTTATAGCTGCTGGATTACCAACGAAAAGCTTGACTGTTGTTAGAGGAAATACTACTGACTTACG gtctGAGGATATTTATGCAATACTTCAtatattgtgtaataataacatacaagtAATCAACTTGGATTTGAAGACAGCGGAGAGCAAGGACGGA tatTTCAGATACCTTAAAAAAGGCCTCGATACATCCGAGGAAAGGTCGAGTCTGATCCTTTGTGAACCAGAGGAATGCGAGGATATACTCTATGag ataacaatcaataattatatccatcgttcaatattatatatattcttttggCCACGTGGTGAAGTCAGTAAGCTCTTCCTTTCTGGTATTAAGGAGGCTATTCGAGTTGCTGTGATCACCAACCCGAGACCGAGCGT ATTTCGATTATACTACAACCAGGCGACGCCAGACAAGCTTAACCACTTGACCCTCGTCAACTGGTGGTCAGGTCGCCTCTACAAATCCCCCGCCTTACCACCCGCTGATAAGGTCTATCAGGACTTCAAGGGCAGAATCTTCAATGTGCCCGTATTGCAT GCACCTCCTTGGCACTTTGTGGTTTACAAGAACGATTCGACTGTCAATGTGACCGGTGGTCGAGACGACAAATTACTATCACTATTGTCCAAGAAATTAAACTTTAA GTACCAATACTACGATCCTCCGGAAAGGAGTCAAGGATCAAGAATCGCCGGTAACGGAACGTTTAAAGGGACCCTCGGTCTGATTTGGAAACgt AAAGCGGATTTCTTCATCGGTGACGTAACGATGACTTGGGAAAGGTTACAAGCAGTGGAATTCTCATTTTTAACTCTGGCCGACTCTGGTGCCTTCTTAACTCATGCTCCAGATAAATTGAGTGAAACTTTAGCAATAATCAGGCCTTTTAGATGGGAG GTATGGCTACTAGTTGGCGCCACCCTACTCGTGACGGGACCAGCTTTGTGGGTTGTGATCGCGGCTCCGACATTATGGCAGCGTCGCAAGCGAAACCAGCTGGGCCTGTTGAATAATTGCTGCTGGTTCACCACTTCATTATTCTTAAGACAAT cttCCTCCAAAGAACCATCTAGAACACATAAGGCACGCCTAGTTTCCATTTTCATATCGCTCGGAGCCACATACGTTATAGGAGACATGTACTCTGCGAACTTAACCAGTCTCCTAGCAAGACCAGCGAGAGAACAACCGATTGGAACATTGCAAGCTTTAGAAGAGGCCATGAGGGATAAGGGATACGAATTGGTCGTTGAGGGACATAGTTCTTCAATGGCTATCTTGCAG AACGGGACAGGGGTATATGGTCGACTCGCTCGTCTGATGAGACGTCAACGCATTCAACGCGTACGAAGTGTCGAAGTGGGTGTCCGCTTGGTGTTAACAAAACGTCGAGTGGTTATACTTGGTGGGAGGGAAACTCTGTTCTATGATACCGAGAGATTCG GTTCCCATAACTTTCATTTAagtgaaaaattatatacacGATATTCGGCTGTTGCCTTGCAAATCGGTTGCCCTTATTTGGAATCATTTAATAACGT GATAATGACTCTATTCGAAGCAGGTATATTAGCTAAGATGACAACAGACGAATATAAAAATCTCCCAGAACATTCTAGAAGATCTGAACCGGTTACCGAGAGCGATAAAAAGGAGAGCAGTGATGCTATGGAAAATACTCAAACTCCTcaa GCACAACCAGAGTCCACGATTGGCTTAGAACCAGTTTCGCTTAGAATGCTACGTGGAGCCTTTTGCCTTCTCAGCATTGGGTACTTTTTAGcag